From the Martelella mediterranea DSM 17316 genome, one window contains:
- a CDS encoding TIM barrel protein: MPLTLSLNTNPLVNRFADPVDLIETAARDLKLRDLQLTHEFINPSWPAPVIRRLTRAMDGALQRTGVRVTSGMTGPYGRLNHFGHPDRDVRRYYVDWFKTFADIIGDLGGTSIGTQFAILTFADYDDPKRREELITIAIDCWAEVAEHAKAAGLSYVFWEPMSVGREFGHTIAECMALQDRLTAANMAVPMWMMADIDHGDVTSDNPDDYDPYAWARAVPKVSPIIHIKQSLMDKGGHRPFTAAFNAKGRIQPEPLLAAFAEGGARDNEICLELSFKEREPNDREVIPQIAESIAFWAPHIDTGAGDLKI, translated from the coding sequence ATGCCACTGACGCTTTCCCTGAACACCAATCCGCTCGTCAATCGCTTCGCCGACCCGGTGGACCTGATCGAGACCGCGGCGCGCGACCTGAAGCTGCGCGACCTTCAGCTTACCCATGAATTCATCAACCCGTCCTGGCCGGCCCCCGTCATCCGCAGGCTGACGCGGGCGATGGATGGCGCGCTCCAGCGCACCGGGGTCAGGGTGACGTCGGGCATGACGGGGCCTTATGGCCGGCTCAACCATTTCGGCCATCCCGACCGCGACGTCCGGCGCTATTATGTCGACTGGTTCAAGACCTTCGCCGACATTATCGGCGATCTCGGCGGCACTTCGATCGGCACCCAGTTCGCGATCCTCACTTTTGCCGATTACGACGATCCGAAGCGTCGCGAGGAACTGATCACGATTGCTATAGACTGCTGGGCCGAAGTGGCCGAGCATGCGAAGGCCGCAGGGCTTTCCTATGTGTTCTGGGAACCGATGTCGGTCGGCCGCGAATTCGGCCACACGATCGCGGAATGCATGGCGCTGCAGGATCGCCTCACCGCCGCCAATATGGCGGTGCCGATGTGGATGATGGCCGATATCGACCATGGCGACGTCACCTCCGACAATCCGGACGATTACGATCCCTATGCCTGGGCGCGGGCGGTGCCGAAGGTTTCGCCGATCATCCACATCAAGCAGAGCCTGATGGACAAGGGCGGCCATCGCCCGTTCACCGCCGCGTTCAACGCCAAGGGCCGGATCCAGCCGGAACCGCTGCTCGCAGCCTTTGCCGAGGGCGGCGCGCGCGACAACGAAATCTGCCTCGAGCTGAGCTTCAAGGAGCGCGAGCCCAATGACCGCGAGGTGATCCCGCAGATCGCCGAAAGCATCGCCTTCTGGGCGCCCCATATCGATACCGGGGCCGGTGATCTGAAGATCTGA
- a CDS encoding RidA family protein produces MTSFSQSPHQFLEPEGWVPARGYANGMAATGRMVVTGGLVGWNARQEFEHDDLVGQFEQTLRNIAAVLAEAGARPEHVVRLTWYVTDKREYLDNLKELGLVYRKVMGRHFPAMAVVQVVALMEDAAKVEIEATAVIPAG; encoded by the coding sequence ATGACATCCTTCTCGCAATCGCCGCATCAGTTTCTCGAACCCGAAGGCTGGGTCCCCGCCCGCGGCTATGCCAATGGCATGGCCGCCACGGGCCGGATGGTCGTCACCGGCGGTCTGGTCGGCTGGAATGCCCGGCAAGAATTCGAGCATGACGATCTCGTCGGCCAGTTCGAACAGACGCTCAGGAATATCGCCGCCGTGCTTGCCGAAGCCGGCGCCCGGCCGGAACACGTGGTGCGGCTGACCTGGTACGTCACCGACAAGCGCGAATATCTCGACAACCTCAAGGAACTTGGTTTGGTCTACCGCAAGGTCATGGGCCGCCATTTCCCTGCCATGGCCGTGGTTCAGGTCGTCGCCCTGATGGAAGACGCCGCCAAGGTGGAGATCGAGGCGACTGCGGTGATCCCCGCCGGGTAA
- a CDS encoding SDR family NAD(P)-dependent oxidoreductase, producing the protein MSMAKAKAALNDLSGKTAIVTGAGRGQGAVEAALLAEAGARVMLCDVLVEEGEAEAEKLRAAGHDARFLKLDVTAEADWQAVVDAVREWTGSLDILVNNAGIINRKTIADMSVAEWRKVLDVNATGAFAGLKAALPLMAETGGGSVINISSNSGFSGHYDPAYTASKWALRGLTRTAAMEYAEKGVRVNAICPGLIVTDLNRNSPHLKPMIEMTPMGRSGEAEEVAQLVLFLASDASAFITGEDFVIDGGFTGGAAYRRVARETGIY; encoded by the coding sequence ATGAGCATGGCAAAGGCAAAGGCGGCGCTGAACGATCTCTCCGGCAAGACCGCGATCGTCACCGGCGCGGGCCGCGGGCAGGGGGCCGTCGAAGCGGCTCTTCTCGCCGAGGCCGGCGCGCGGGTGATGCTGTGCGACGTGCTGGTCGAGGAAGGCGAGGCCGAGGCCGAAAAACTGCGTGCGGCGGGCCATGACGCGCGCTTCCTGAAGCTCGACGTCACTGCCGAGGCGGACTGGCAGGCGGTGGTCGACGCCGTGCGGGAATGGACCGGCAGCCTCGACATCCTCGTCAACAATGCCGGCATCATCAATCGCAAGACGATCGCCGACATGAGCGTCGCCGAATGGCGCAAGGTGCTGGACGTCAACGCCACCGGCGCATTTGCTGGCCTCAAGGCGGCGCTGCCGCTGATGGCGGAAACCGGCGGCGGCTCGGTCATCAATATCTCGTCCAATAGCGGCTTTTCCGGCCATTACGACCCGGCCTATACCGCCAGCAAATGGGCGCTGCGCGGCCTGACCCGCACGGCGGCGATGGAATATGCCGAAAAGGGCGTGCGCGTGAACGCGATCTGCCCCGGCCTGATCGTCACCGATCTCAACCGCAATTCGCCGCATCTGAAGCCGATGATCGAGATGACGCCGATGGGCCGCAGCGGCGAGGCCGAGGAAGTGGCCCAACTCGTGCTGTTCCTCGCCTCCGACGCCTCCGCCTTCATCACCGGCGAGGACTTCGTCATCGACGGCGGCTTCACCGGCGGCGCGGCCTATCGCCGCGTGGCGCGGGAGACGGGGATTTACTGA
- a CDS encoding acyl-CoA thioesterase, whose amino-acid sequence MKQKVLFKHCDPAGIVFFPRYFEMMNDCVETFFSEVLEWPFEEFIGREGVPTAAIETRFTAPSLHGDHLVIALDVEHVGRTSFTYRMTAWCGDEKRFETKARLVFVNDSGRPQPWPEAIRAKLEAALEPAA is encoded by the coding sequence ATGAAGCAGAAAGTCCTGTTCAAACATTGCGATCCGGCGGGGATCGTGTTCTTCCCCCGCTATTTCGAGATGATGAATGATTGCGTCGAGACCTTCTTCTCGGAGGTGCTGGAATGGCCGTTCGAGGAATTCATCGGACGCGAGGGCGTGCCGACGGCGGCGATCGAGACCCGTTTCACGGCGCCCAGCCTGCATGGCGATCATCTGGTGATCGCGCTCGATGTCGAACATGTCGGCCGCACCTCTTTCACCTATCGGATGACGGCATGGTGCGGCGATGAAAAGCGGTTCGAGACCAAGGCGCGGCTGGTGTTCGTCAACGACAGCGGTCGCCCGCAGCCCTGGCCGGAGGCGATCCGGGCCAAACTTGAGGCGGCCCTGGAGCCGGCGGCATGA
- a CDS encoding AMP-binding protein, which yields MPQHLRPSGHTDSFARDNLPPFETWPDLLLEGFDYPDRLNAAVELTDAMVAKGFGDRVALIGNGRRRTYKEMADWTNRLAHVLVDDLGVKPGNRVLIRSANNPAMVACWLAATKAGAVVVNTMPMLRAGELSKYVDKAEIEFALCDTRLMEELVICAKESRFLKKVIGFDGTANHDAELDRLALEKPVQFDAVDTASDDVALLGFTSGSTGDPKATMHFHRDLLIIADGYAREVLNVTPEDVFIGSPPLAFTFGLGGLAVFPLRFGAAATLLEVASPANMIEIIEKYRATVCFTAPTAYRVMLQAMEEGADLSSLRAAVSAGETLPAPVYEAWMEKTGKPMLDGIGSTEMLHIFITNRFDDHRPACTGRPVGGYEAKVLAEDGSEAPRGTMGRLAVRGPAGCRYLGGERQDEYVQDGWNITGDTFVHDEDGYFHFAARNDDIIVSAGYNIAGPEVEAALLRHEAVSECGVIGAPNEDRGQIVEAHIVLADGYAPSDLLVKELQDYVKATIAPYKYPRSIKFVEALPKTSTGKIQRFRLQS from the coding sequence ATGCCTCAGCATCTCCGGCCTTCGGGCCACACCGACAGTTTCGCCCGCGACAACCTGCCGCCTTTCGAGACGTGGCCCGATCTTCTGCTTGAAGGCTTCGATTATCCCGACCGGCTCAATGCGGCCGTCGAGCTGACCGATGCCATGGTCGCCAAGGGCTTCGGCGACCGGGTTGCGCTGATCGGCAATGGCAGGCGGCGCACCTACAAGGAAATGGCGGACTGGACCAACCGGCTGGCCCATGTGCTGGTCGATGATCTCGGCGTCAAGCCCGGCAACCGGGTGCTGATCCGCTCGGCCAACAATCCCGCCATGGTCGCCTGCTGGCTGGCCGCCACCAAGGCGGGCGCGGTGGTGGTCAACACCATGCCGATGTTGAGGGCCGGGGAACTCTCCAAATATGTCGACAAGGCCGAGATCGAATTCGCGCTCTGCGACACCCGGCTGATGGAGGAGCTGGTTATCTGCGCCAAGGAAAGCCGGTTCCTGAAAAAGGTGATCGGCTTCGATGGCACCGCCAATCACGATGCCGAGCTTGATCGTCTGGCGCTGGAAAAACCGGTGCAGTTCGATGCCGTCGACACTGCTTCGGACGATGTCGCGCTTCTGGGCTTCACCTCCGGCTCGACCGGTGATCCCAAGGCGACGATGCATTTCCACCGCGACCTGCTGATCATCGCCGATGGCTACGCCAGGGAAGTGCTGAATGTGACGCCGGAGGATGTGTTCATCGGCTCGCCGCCGCTCGCCTTCACCTTCGGGCTTGGCGGGCTGGCGGTGTTTCCGCTGCGCTTCGGGGCGGCGGCGACGCTGCTTGAGGTCGCCTCGCCGGCGAACATGATCGAGATCATCGAGAAATACCGCGCCACCGTCTGCTTCACCGCGCCGACGGCCTATCGCGTCATGCTGCAGGCGATGGAGGAGGGGGCCGATCTTTCGAGCCTCAGGGCCGCGGTCTCCGCCGGTGAAACCCTGCCGGCGCCGGTCTACGAGGCCTGGATGGAAAAGACCGGCAAGCCGATGCTCGACGGCATCGGCTCCACCGAGATGCTGCATATCTTCATCACCAACCGGTTTGACGATCATCGGCCCGCCTGCACCGGCCGGCCGGTCGGGGGTTATGAGGCGAAGGTGCTGGCCGAGGATGGCTCGGAAGCGCCGCGCGGCACGATGGGCCGGCTTGCGGTGCGCGGGCCGGCCGGCTGCCGCTATCTCGGCGGTGAGCGTCAGGACGAATATGTACAGGATGGCTGGAACATCACCGGCGACACCTTCGTGCATGACGAGGACGGCTATTTCCACTTTGCCGCCCGCAATGACGACATCATCGTCTCGGCCGGCTACAACATCGCCGGCCCGGAGGTGGAGGCGGCGCTGCTGCGCCATGAAGCGGTCTCGGAATGCGGCGTCATCGGCGCGCCGAACGAGGACCGCGGCCAGATCGTCGAGGCCCATATCGTGCTTGCCGATGGATATGCCCCGAGCGATTTGCTGGTGAAAGAGCTTCAGGACTATGTCAAGGCGACGATCGCGCCGTATAAATACCCGCGCAGCATCAAATTCGTGGAGGCGCTGCCGAAGACCTCCACGGGCAAGATCCAGCGGTTCCGCTTGCAGTCCTGA
- a CDS encoding alpha/beta hydrolase: MTGDRNAYRRYDPAALNAQYIARDAVPAFGAYAKRWQKQSAKAAEDLPCQLDIAYGESAAEKLDIFPALDGGPAPVLVFYHGGYWRSTDKSWYRFLARPFVERGVTVVFPDYGLCPAVTMDVIAEQCRRSFEWIWRNATSFGGDEARVFVSGHSAGGQIAGMLLAADWSGLGSVSGFPIKGVTAVSGLFDLAPLRLTSLNEDLGMDEAAARCNSPIDHPLPAKIPPVIAAVGALESDEFHRQSSLYADHVEAAGGNCVLLDIAGHHHYSILDALANPRHPFGKMVLEQIGVA; encoded by the coding sequence ATGACCGGCGACCGCAACGCCTACCGCCGATATGATCCAGCCGCGCTGAATGCGCAATATATCGCCCGCGACGCAGTGCCCGCCTTCGGCGCTTATGCGAAGCGCTGGCAGAAACAGAGCGCGAAGGCAGCGGAAGACCTGCCCTGCCAGCTCGATATCGCCTATGGTGAAAGCGCTGCCGAGAAGCTCGATATCTTCCCCGCGCTCGACGGCGGGCCGGCGCCGGTGCTGGTGTTCTACCATGGCGGCTACTGGCGCTCGACCGACAAGTCCTGGTATCGGTTTCTCGCCCGCCCCTTCGTCGAACGCGGCGTCACGGTGGTGTTTCCCGATTACGGGCTATGCCCCGCCGTCACCATGGATGTGATCGCCGAGCAGTGCCGCCGCTCGTTCGAATGGATCTGGCGCAATGCCACCTCCTTCGGCGGCGACGAGGCGCGGGTGTTCGTCTCCGGGCATTCCGCCGGCGGCCAGATCGCCGGCATGCTGCTGGCCGCCGACTGGTCCGGGCTCGGCTCGGTCTCCGGCTTCCCGATCAAGGGGGTGACGGCAGTGAGCGGGTTGTTCGATCTAGCGCCGCTCCGGCTGACGAGCCTCAATGAGGATCTCGGCATGGATGAAGCCGCAGCCCGCTGTAACAGTCCCATCGACCACCCGCTGCCGGCGAAAATTCCGCCGGTCATCGCCGCCGTCGGCGCGCTCGAAAGCGATGAATTCCACCGGCAGAGCAGCCTCTACGCAGACCATGTCGAAGCGGCGGGCGGCAATTGCGTACTGCTCGACATCGCCGGCCACCACCACTATTCGATCCTCGACGCCCTGGCCAATCCGCGCCATCCGTTCGGGAAAATGGTGCTGGAGCAGATCGGCGTTGCGTGA
- a CDS encoding MarR family winged helix-turn-helix transcriptional regulator — MTAHEVKDPALATQRVRLWLQMLKAVRHVEGNLRERLRENYAMTLPRFDVMAALHAAPEGMRMSELSKQLVVSNGNVTGVIEKLVADGLVERENQETDRRAFLVRITDKGKALMDEATAVHRGWIDEIFAEIAEPDIARAISIMMDIRHKPHS, encoded by the coding sequence ATGACCGCCCATGAAGTCAAAGACCCGGCCCTTGCCACCCAGCGCGTGCGCCTCTGGCTGCAGATGCTCAAGGCGGTGCGCCATGTGGAGGGCAATCTGCGGGAGCGGCTGCGCGAGAATTACGCGATGACGCTGCCGCGTTTCGACGTGATGGCGGCGCTACACGCGGCGCCCGAGGGCATGCGCATGAGCGAGCTTTCCAAACAGCTCGTGGTCTCCAACGGCAATGTCACCGGCGTGATCGAAAAGCTGGTCGCCGACGGCCTGGTCGAGCGCGAGAACCAGGAAACCGACCGCCGCGCCTTCCTGGTGCGCATCACCGACAAGGGCAAGGCGCTGATGGACGAGGCCACCGCCGTCCACCGCGGCTGGATCGACGAGATCTTCGCCGAAATCGCCGAACCGGACATCGCCCGGGCAATCTCGATCATGATGGATATCCGCCACAAGCCGCATAGTTGA
- a CDS encoding bifunctional salicylyl-CoA 5-hydroxylase/oxidoreductase has translation MKIAVLGGGPSGLYFAISMKLRDSGHDITVYERNRHDDTFGWGVVFSDETLENFKGNDPVVVQSIRDNFAYWDDVKVVRGGESMTSGGHGFCGIGRMRLLVLLQERARELGVNLEFEAEIDDAAIERLRAENDLVIAADGLNSRTRKLYEEHFQPSIDMRRNHFVWLGTRQKFDDAFTFIFEKTDKGWIWAHAYQFDDDTATFIVECGPEVFEAYGFGEMSQQESIATCEKIFARHLGGHALMTNANHIRGSAWIRFPRVVCENWHFDNVVLLGDASATAHFSIGSGSKLGMESAAALADELNSGKPLEKALDDYEAERKLQVLRVTSAARNSTEWFEEVERYLDLDMMQFNYSLLTRSQRIGHENLRLRDPEWLATAEAWFQKKAGSQSTRRPMFAPFKLRDMELKNRVVVSPMAQYKARDSMPTDWHFVHYAERAKGGAGLVFTEMLCVSPEGRITSGCPCITDEQVPAWTRLTDFVHAETDAKICAQIGHAGRKGSTRVAWEGMDKPLIDGNWPLISASAIPYTPESQTPKAMDRADMDMVRDQFVASVKAADRAGFDMVEMHAAHGYLLASFISPVTNRREDEYGGSLENRMRFPLEVFAAMRAAWPAEKPMTVRISAHDWVGEAGVEPDEALRIAEAFKQAGADAINVSSGQTTKDEQPVYGRMFQVPFSDRVRNDIHLPTMVAGNIYEADHVNSILMAGRADLVLLARPHLADPYWTLHAAVELGDTEQAWPAPYEGGRRQANTLAERAKAMS, from the coding sequence ATGAAAATCGCCGTTCTGGGAGGCGGGCCCTCGGGCCTTTACTTCGCCATCTCGATGAAGCTGCGCGATAGCGGCCACGACATCACCGTCTATGAGCGCAATCGCCATGACGACACATTCGGCTGGGGCGTGGTATTCTCCGACGAGACGCTCGAGAATTTCAAGGGCAACGATCCGGTCGTGGTCCAGTCGATCCGCGACAATTTCGCCTATTGGGACGATGTCAAGGTGGTGCGCGGCGGGGAGAGCATGACCTCCGGCGGCCACGGCTTTTGCGGCATCGGGCGGATGCGGCTTCTGGTCCTGCTGCAGGAACGCGCCCGCGAACTCGGCGTCAATCTGGAATTCGAGGCCGAGATCGATGACGCCGCCATTGAAAGACTGCGCGCCGAAAACGACCTTGTGATCGCCGCCGACGGCCTGAACTCGCGCACCCGCAAGCTCTATGAAGAGCATTTCCAGCCGTCGATCGACATGCGCCGCAATCATTTCGTCTGGCTCGGCACCAGACAGAAATTCGACGACGCCTTCACCTTCATCTTCGAGAAGACCGACAAGGGCTGGATCTGGGCCCATGCCTACCAGTTCGACGACGACACAGCGACCTTCATCGTTGAATGCGGGCCTGAGGTGTTCGAGGCCTATGGCTTCGGCGAAATGAGCCAGCAGGAAAGCATCGCCACCTGCGAGAAGATCTTCGCTCGTCATCTCGGCGGTCACGCGCTGATGACCAATGCCAATCACATTCGTGGTTCGGCCTGGATCCGGTTCCCGCGGGTGGTCTGCGAAAACTGGCATTTCGACAATGTCGTGCTGCTCGGCGATGCCTCGGCGACCGCCCATTTCTCGATCGGTTCCGGCAGCAAGCTCGGCATGGAAAGTGCGGCCGCCCTTGCCGACGAACTCAATTCCGGCAAGCCGCTGGAGAAGGCGCTCGACGACTACGAGGCGGAACGCAAGCTGCAGGTGCTGCGCGTCACCTCGGCGGCCCGCAACTCGACCGAATGGTTCGAGGAGGTGGAGCGCTATCTCGATCTCGACATGATGCAGTTCAACTATTCGCTGCTGACCCGCTCGCAGCGCATCGGCCACGAAAACCTGCGCCTGCGCGATCCCGAATGGCTGGCGACGGCGGAAGCCTGGTTCCAGAAAAAGGCCGGCAGCCAGTCGACGCGGCGACCGATGTTCGCCCCGTTCAAGCTGCGCGACATGGAGCTCAAGAACCGCGTCGTGGTCTCGCCGATGGCGCAGTACAAGGCCAGAGACAGCATGCCGACTGACTGGCATTTCGTCCATTATGCCGAACGCGCCAAGGGCGGCGCCGGCCTGGTCTTCACCGAGATGCTCTGCGTTTCGCCGGAAGGCCGGATCACCTCCGGCTGCCCCTGCATCACCGACGAACAGGTGCCGGCCTGGACCCGGCTGACCGACTTCGTCCATGCAGAGACCGACGCCAAGATCTGCGCCCAGATCGGCCATGCCGGGCGCAAGGGCTCGACCCGGGTCGCCTGGGAAGGCATGGACAAGCCGCTTATCGACGGCAACTGGCCGCTGATCTCGGCGTCGGCCATTCCCTATACGCCCGAAAGCCAGACGCCGAAGGCGATGGACCGGGCCGACATGGACATGGTGCGCGACCAGTTCGTCGCCTCCGTGAAGGCCGCCGATCGCGCCGGTTTCGACATGGTGGAAATGCACGCCGCCCACGGCTATCTGCTCGCCTCCTTCATCTCGCCGGTTACCAATCGGCGCGAGGATGAATATGGCGGCAGCCTGGAAAACCGGATGCGCTTCCCGCTCGAAGTCTTCGCCGCCATGCGCGCGGCCTGGCCGGCCGAAAAGCCGATGACGGTGCGCATCTCCGCCCATGACTGGGTGGGCGAGGCCGGCGTCGAGCCGGACGAGGCGCTGAGGATCGCCGAAGCCTTCAAGCAGGCCGGCGCCGACGCCATCAACGTTTCCTCGGGCCAGACCACCAAGGACGAGCAGCCGGTCTATGGCCGCATGTTCCAGGTGCCGTTCTCCGACCGGGTGCGCAACGATATCCACCTGCCGACCATGGTCGCCGGTAATATCTACGAGGCCGATCACGTCAACTCGATCCTGATGGCCGGCCGCGCCGATCTGGTGCTGCTCGCCCGCCCGCATCTGGCCGACCCCTACTGGACGCTGCATGCCGCCGTCGAACTCGGCGACACCGAACAGGCATGGCCGGCCCCCTATGAGGGCGGCCGCCGGCAGGCCAATACGCTTGCCGAACGCGCGAAGGCGATGTCATGA
- a CDS encoding cupin domain-containing protein gives MSAKVVPVVTRSSELGEQTLQSGECVRKSGVSPQHTPATKIWFGRVSNEPGHRSPPHHHEEAETGGYVLSGHGRIYFGEDYKEYTDMYPGDFVFVPPFMPHVEVNMSTTEELVWLTCRTPDNLVTNLPDVPDEQLEGYRRA, from the coding sequence ATGAGCGCTAAAGTCGTACCCGTCGTCACCCGCAGCAGCGAGCTTGGCGAACAGACCCTGCAATCGGGCGAATGCGTCCGCAAGTCCGGCGTCAGCCCGCAGCACACGCCGGCCACCAAGATCTGGTTCGGCCGGGTCAGCAACGAGCCGGGCCACCGTTCGCCGCCGCATCATCACGAGGAAGCCGAGACCGGCGGCTATGTGCTCTCCGGCCACGGCCGCATCTATTTCGGCGAGGACTACAAGGAATATACCGACATGTATCCGGGCGATTTCGTGTTCGTTCCGCCGTTCATGCCGCATGTCGAGGTCAATATGAGCACCACGGAAGAGCTGGTCTGGCTCACCTGCCGCACCCCGGATAATCTGGTCACCAACCTGCCGGATGTTCCCGACGAGCAGCTTGAAGGCTATCGTCGCGCCTGA
- a CDS encoding fumarylacetoacetate hydrolase family protein, producing the protein MKLVRYGEKGGEKPGVLDANGAIRDLSGVIGDISSETLSPELLARLSGLDPETLPLVDGSPRYGAPVGKIGKFICVGLNYADHAAETGKAPPPEPVLFAKATTAVCGPNDDVEIPRGSDRTDWEVELGIVIGSRAKYVSEDDALSHVAGYVLVNDVSEREFQSERAGQWIKGKSHDTFGPTGPWLVTPEEFEDIQNIDLWLDVDGERRQTGNTRTMIFSVKHLVSYISQFMTLEPGDVISTGTPPGVGLGMKPPTFLKEGQIVTLGAAGLGEQRQKMVQA; encoded by the coding sequence ATGAAACTGGTACGATATGGTGAAAAGGGCGGCGAAAAGCCCGGCGTCCTCGATGCGAACGGCGCGATCCGCGATCTTTCGGGCGTGATCGGGGATATCTCCTCGGAAACGCTGTCGCCGGAGCTGCTTGCCCGGCTTTCCGGCCTCGATCCCGAAACCCTGCCGCTTGTCGACGGCAGCCCGCGCTATGGCGCACCGGTCGGAAAAATCGGCAAGTTCATCTGCGTCGGCCTCAACTATGCCGATCATGCCGCCGAAACCGGCAAGGCGCCGCCGCCCGAGCCGGTGCTGTTCGCCAAGGCGACGACGGCGGTCTGCGGCCCGAACGACGATGTCGAAATTCCGCGCGGTTCCGACCGCACCGACTGGGAGGTCGAGCTTGGCATCGTCATCGGCAGCCGTGCGAAATATGTCTCCGAGGACGATGCGCTTTCCCATGTCGCCGGCTATGTTCTCGTCAACGATGTCTCCGAGCGGGAATTCCAGTCGGAGCGCGCCGGTCAGTGGATCAAGGGCAAGAGCCACGACACGTTCGGTCCCACCGGCCCGTGGCTGGTGACGCCCGAGGAATTCGAGGATATCCAGAATATCGACCTCTGGCTCGATGTCGACGGCGAGCGCCGCCAGACCGGCAACACCCGCACCATGATCTTTTCGGTCAAGCACCTCGTCAGCTACATCTCGCAGTTCATGACGCTGGAACCAGGCGATGTCATCTCCACCGGCACACCCCCCGGCGTCGGCCTCGGCATGAAGCCGCCGACATTCCTCAAGGAAGGCCAGATCGTTACGCTTGGCGCTGCCGGGCTCGGCGAACAGCGCCAGAAAATGGTGCAGGCATGA
- a CDS encoding SDR family NAD(P)-dependent oxidoreductase, which translates to MSLSGKKALVTGGGSGVGAVIARALADAGAEVIICGRRREALETVAESHKAISAMTCDITDEAQVTALFAAAGPLDIVVANAGASESAPFAATTLESFNAMIAVNLTGTFLTLREGAKAMAGRKGRLIAIASTAGLKGYAYVAPYAAAKHGVVGLVRSAALEYARKGITVNAICPGFLDTEMTERSIARIVETTGRCAEEARAALEATNPMKRLVPPEDVAEAVLWLASDRAAMVTGQAISISGGEV; encoded by the coding sequence ATGAGCCTTTCCGGCAAAAAGGCGCTGGTCACCGGCGGCGGCTCGGGCGTTGGCGCGGTGATTGCCCGGGCGCTCGCCGATGCCGGCGCCGAGGTGATCATCTGCGGGCGCAGGCGCGAGGCCCTGGAGACCGTTGCCGAAAGCCACAAGGCGATCTCGGCCATGACCTGCGACATCACCGACGAGGCGCAGGTGACCGCTCTGTTTGCCGCCGCCGGACCGCTCGATATCGTGGTCGCCAATGCCGGCGCATCTGAAAGCGCGCCGTTCGCCGCGACCACGCTTGAAAGCTTCAACGCGATGATCGCCGTCAACCTGACCGGCACCTTCCTGACGCTGCGCGAAGGCGCGAAGGCGATGGCGGGCCGCAAGGGCCGGCTGATCGCGATCGCGTCGACCGCCGGGCTCAAGGGCTACGCCTATGTCGCACCCTATGCGGCGGCGAAACACGGCGTCGTCGGGCTGGTCAGATCGGCAGCGCTCGAATATGCCCGCAAGGGGATCACGGTGAACGCCATCTGCCCCGGCTTTCTCGACACCGAGATGACCGAGCGCTCGATCGCCCGCATCGTCGAGACCACGGGCCGCTGCGCGGAAGAAGCGCGCGCAGCCCTTGAGGCCACCAATCCGATGAAACGGCTGGTGCCGCCGGAAGACGTGGCCGAGGCCGTGCTGTGGCTTGCCTCCGACCGGGCCGCCATGGTCACCGGACAGGCGATTTCGATTTCGGGGGGCGAGGTATGA
- a CDS encoding acyl-CoA thioesterase → MPFETSQPLRFGDCDLTGIAYHPAYFSMLVEVNRAMFASFGVSWEEMMLERNLGMPVLKMDIGFEKPARFGDVLDFSMHVRRIGNSSLDLETFARVKGEVIWSVRQRIVLTSTEDHRSRPWPDDVRAGLETYMDPPA, encoded by the coding sequence TTGCCGTTTGAAACTTCCCAGCCCTTACGTTTCGGCGACTGCGACCTGACCGGGATCGCCTATCATCCGGCCTATTTCTCCATGCTGGTCGAAGTCAACCGCGCCATGTTCGCCTCCTTCGGGGTGTCGTGGGAGGAGATGATGCTGGAGCGCAATCTCGGCATGCCGGTGCTGAAGATGGATATCGGGTTTGAAAAGCCCGCACGGTTCGGCGATGTGCTGGATTTTTCCATGCATGTGCGCCGCATCGGCAATTCCTCGCTCGATCTCGAAACCTTCGCGCGGGTCAAGGGGGAGGTGATCTGGTCGGTGCGCCAGCGCATCGTGCTCACCTCCACCGAGGATCACCGGTCGCGGCCATGGCCGGACGATGTCCGCGCCGGGCTGGAGACCTACATGGACCCGCCGGCCTGA